From a region of the Deltaproteobacteria bacterium genome:
- the selB gene encoding selenocysteine-specific translation elongation factor codes for MKQIILGTAGHIDHGKTTLIKALTGIDTDRLKEEKERGITIELGFAHLRLPNEQIIGIVDVPGHEKFVKHMVAGATGLDLVALVVAADEGVMPQTREHLEICELLKVKQGLVILTKIDLVDDPDWLELVQEDLRDFLQGTFLASAAIVPVSAVTGQGLSQLVEELQELCEKVEARSSGGDFRLAVDRVFTMRGFGTVVTGTAVSGKVRTGDTLLLYPQGLQTKVRGLQVHNQEVSEAVSGQRTAINLQGVEKAVVRRGDVLATPDSLIPSYMVDVRLQHLESAPRVLKNRAKVRFHTGTSEMIATCILLDNEQLAPGASGFAQMRFDEPVAVRRGDRFVVRSYSPVRTIGGGQILHPAPVKRKRLVPATLKALETLESADAVKMLRLHLEEAGYKGIRLQELNIRTNLPRKEFDQALQQLLSKGEAIQFDRDARRVVGSRVMAKLKQFLEEQLHRFHKREPLRSGMNKEELFARMPKGVDAKLFNELIQRLVSRGEIVQEKEVVRLSSHQVSLGKDQEDIRGKIEDIYRQAGLQPPFFREVTERLGVPVEQASQVLAWMLEQGILVKIKNDMFFHHEPLKDLKTRLLQFFESHAEITTPQFKKLTETSRKYTIPLLEYLDATRFTIRVGDIRRLREKRRAG; via the coding sequence ATGAAACAGATTATTCTTGGCACTGCTGGACATATTGATCACGGCAAAACCACTTTGATCAAAGCTCTTACAGGCATAGATACAGACCGCTTGAAAGAGGAAAAAGAGCGGGGCATCACTATTGAACTTGGCTTCGCCCATCTGAGACTTCCCAACGAGCAGATTATCGGCATCGTTGACGTTCCCGGGCACGAAAAGTTCGTCAAGCATATGGTGGCTGGGGCCACAGGCCTTGACCTGGTTGCCCTGGTGGTGGCTGCTGATGAAGGTGTGATGCCGCAAACCAGGGAGCATCTAGAGATCTGTGAACTGCTGAAGGTGAAGCAGGGCCTGGTGATCTTGACCAAGATCGATCTGGTTGACGACCCGGATTGGCTGGAACTCGTGCAGGAAGATCTGCGAGATTTTCTGCAGGGAACATTTCTTGCCTCAGCAGCCATTGTACCTGTGTCAGCGGTCACCGGCCAAGGTCTCAGCCAGCTGGTGGAAGAGCTGCAGGAGCTCTGTGAGAAAGTGGAGGCACGCTCCAGCGGCGGGGACTTCAGACTGGCAGTGGATCGTGTCTTTACCATGAGAGGATTTGGTACGGTGGTGACAGGCACGGCGGTGTCGGGCAAGGTCAGGACCGGGGACACCCTCCTTCTTTATCCTCAAGGCTTGCAGACCAAGGTACGGGGACTTCAGGTTCACAATCAGGAAGTTAGTGAGGCTGTGAGTGGCCAACGAACTGCCATCAATCTCCAGGGAGTAGAAAAGGCTGTTGTCCGCCGTGGGGACGTACTGGCTACTCCAGACAGCCTGATACCTTCGTATATGGTTGACGTTCGTTTACAGCATCTGGAGAGCGCCCCGCGTGTTCTCAAAAACAGAGCCAAGGTGCGTTTCCATACCGGCACCAGCGAGATGATCGCTACCTGCATCTTGCTCGACAATGAACAGCTGGCTCCCGGAGCCAGTGGCTTCGCCCAGATGCGCTTCGACGAACCAGTGGCAGTGCGGAGAGGAGATCGCTTCGTAGTGCGGAGTTATTCCCCAGTGAGGACCATAGGGGGAGGGCAAATCTTACATCCGGCTCCAGTCAAACGCAAAAGGTTGGTGCCAGCCACATTGAAAGCCCTGGAAACCCTGGAGTCGGCAGACGCCGTGAAGATGCTCAGACTTCACCTCGAGGAGGCCGGCTACAAGGGGATCAGGCTGCAGGAGCTCAACATCAGGACCAACCTGCCACGCAAGGAGTTTGACCAGGCATTGCAGCAGCTTCTCAGCAAAGGGGAAGCAATTCAGTTTGATCGAGATGCACGCCGGGTTGTGGGCAGTAGGGTGATGGCCAAATTGAAGCAGTTTCTCGAAGAGCAGCTCCACCGTTTTCATAAGAGAGAACCCTTGCGGTCGGGTATGAACAAAGAAGAGTTGTTTGCTCGCATGCCAAAAGGCGTGGATGCCAAGCTTTTCAATGAGCTCATCCAGAGACTGGTCAGCCGGGGAGAGATAGTGCAGGAAAAAGAGGTGGTCCGTCTCAGCTCCCATCAGGTTTCCCTGGGCAAAGATCAAGAAGATATCCGGGGAAAAATTGAAGATATCTATCGTCAGGCTGGTTTGCAGCCGCCTTTTTTTCGTGAGGTAACAGAGAGACTGGGAGTGCCGGTCGAACAGGCCTCCCAGGTTCTTGCCTGGATGCTCGAACAGGGTATTCTGGTAAAGATAAAAAATGATATGTTTTTTCACCATGAACCATTAAAG
- a CDS encoding PaaI family thioesterase, producing the protein MQITEKQRLGISERLRRNPIISFMGIEMIAVRPGTATLALPYRKEIENSMGVVQGGVLAVLADVTGGMSLYSVLADPLRVVIPTIEFKLNFLRPATAGMIISQGQVVHRGRQIALCQVELRSEAGKLFSVGLFTYMIQDLGKGEGS; encoded by the coding sequence TTGCAGATCACGGAAAAGCAGCGTCTGGGAATCTCTGAAAGGCTGAGGCGGAATCCCATTATATCCTTCATGGGCATCGAGATGATAGCTGTGCGGCCTGGCACTGCCACCCTTGCCCTGCCGTACAGGAAGGAAATCGAGAACTCCATGGGGGTAGTTCAGGGTGGGGTCCTGGCGGTTCTTGCTGATGTAACAGGGGGTATGTCTCTCTATTCAGTTCTTGCAGATCCTCTGCGGGTTGTTATCCCCACCATTGAATTCAAGCTAAACTTTCTCCGTCCGGCCACTGCTGGCATGATAATCTCCCAGGGGCAGGTTGTTCATCGCGGGCGCCAGATCGCTCTCTGTCAAGTGGAGCTGCGTTCTGAAGCCGGGAAGCTTTTCTCTGTTGGACTTTTTACTTATATGATCCAGGATCTTGGCAAAGGAGAGGGGTCTTAG